In Nicotiana tabacum cultivar K326 chromosome 2, ASM71507v2, whole genome shotgun sequence, the following proteins share a genomic window:
- the LOC107797387 gene encoding CASP-like protein 2A1, which yields MEDSRQKMAGSTPLQKGSGEFEDENGSSSMRTAETVLRLLPMGLCVVALVIMLKNSQTNDFGSLSYSDLGTFRYLVHANGICAGYSLLSAIVAAVPRPITMSRAWTFFLLDQILTYIILAAGAASTEVVYLAYKGDTAVTWSESCGSFGGFCHKATASVSVTFIVSLCYAGLSLLSSYRLFSKYDAPVELYNNKGSIEIATY from the exons ATGGAGGATTCAAGACAGAAAATGGCCGGAAGTACTCCTCTACAGAAAGGGTCAGGAGAATTTGAAGATGAGAATGGAAGCAGCAGTATGCGAACGGCTGAGACTGTGCTGCGTTTGTTACCCATGGGGCTGTGTGTTGTGGCTCTTGTTATTATGCTCAAGAATTCCCAAACCAATGACTTTGGTTCCCTTTCCTACTCTGACCTTGGAACCTTCAG GTACTTGGTCCATGCAAATGGCATTTGTGCAGGTTATTCTCTTCTATCAGCAATAGTAGCAGCAGTTCCTCGTCCCATAACCATGTCTAGAGCCTGGACTTTCTTCCTCCTTGATCAG ATACTGACATACATAATACTGGCCGCCGGAGCTGCGTCAACCGAGGTGGTGTATCTGGCATATAAAGGGGACACAGCAGTTACTTGGAGTGAATCGTGCGGCTCTTTTGGAGGTTTTTGCCATAAAGCCACAGCATCTGTATCTGTTACTTTCATAGTAAGCCTTTGCTATGCAGGGCTTTCGCTGCTTTCATCTTACCGGCTTTTCAGCAAATATGATGCACCAGTTGAGTTGTATAATAACAAGGGGAGTATTGAGATTGCTACATATTGA